From the Primulina tabacum isolate GXHZ01 chromosome 3, ASM2559414v2, whole genome shotgun sequence genome, one window contains:
- the LOC142538978 gene encoding uncharacterized protein LOC142538978, whose amino-acid sequence MAAANGIQPRGNMANSSFLQAKKSNQIYSSNPCFSTFNQTKKTAKKTLSVSFDLSNNSAVVSSPTDDFLKGADDSQNKDSVSSEKIESWIQESVADIVKNLKKAPLLVQIHAENDGFGEKRILKFKIEKAVFENWDFLKSEWENEGSKIPDAVMFVEELEHDQENSSQELGEGGVNRVWGMVVQGKGEDCVPRCYLLKTNRICGGLGLGFCTHFCLTRVMDFRESAQGQFKNCWLLR is encoded by the coding sequence ATGGCGGCAGCAAATGGGATTCAACCCAGAGGAAACATGGCTAATTCCTCTTTTCTTCAAGCAAAAAAATCGAATCAGATCTACTCTTCGAACCCATGTTTTTCCACCTTTAATCAGACCAAGAAAACTGCAAAAAAAACTTTATCTGTATCATTCGATTTATCAAATAATTCCGCCGTTGTCTCTTCTCCCACGGATGATTTCTTAAAGGGCGCTGATGATTCACAGAATAAAGATTCAGTCTCTTCAGAAAAGATCGAGTCTTGGATCCAAGAATCGGTAGCAGACATTGTAAAGAACTTGAAGAAAGCTCCTTTGTTAGTCCAAATACATGCAGAAAATGATGGATTCGGTGAGAAGAGAATATTGAAATTTAAGATAGAAAAGGCCGTTTTCGAGAACTGGGATTTCTTGAAAAGTGAATGGGAAAATGAGGGATCAAAAATCCCTGATGCTGTTATGTTTGTTGAAGAATTGGAGCATGATCAAGAAAATTCGAGCCAAGAATTGGGAGAGGGCGGCGTGAATAGGGTGTGGGGCATGGTTGTACAGGGGAAAGGGGAGGATTGTGTGCCGAGATGTTATTTGTTGAAGACTAACAGGATATGTGGCGGGCTGGGGCTGGGATTTTGCACTCATTTTTGCCTGACGAGGGTGATGGATTTTAGGGAAAGTGCTCAGGGacaattcaaaaattgttgGTTGCTACGCTGA